One Chlamydiota bacterium genomic window, GCCCCGAGCACAAACGAGAGGAGGAGCCGCTCGGTGTTGTGCGCCTGGCAGTCGTGCCATACCGCCCCCCCCGTGAGCCCCTTCGTCGGGATGCCGGGGAGGAGTTCGAGCACCCTCCGGCGCGAGACGGTCCTGCCGCGCGGGATCCTCTTGGCGGGGTCGTCGATTCGGTTCCGGTCGAGTCCGACGAGATCGTTCGCGAGCATCGCGACCGCCAGCGCCTCGCGGCCTCGGGTGAGATGTCCGTAGGTCGGCATGACGCAGGGGAACGGGCTGACGAACTGCGGCGCGATCCGCATCAGGGTTCGGCGTTCGCGTATCGATTCGCGCATCCGTTTCAGATCCGCCTGCTGCAGGTAGCGGAGGCCGCCGTGGATGGTCTTCTGGCTGTGCTGGGAGGTCGCGCCGCCGAAGTCGCCCCGGTCGATGAGGGCGACGCGAAGGCCCCTGAGAGAGGCGTCCCAGGCCGCGCAGGCCCCGTAGATGCCCGCCCCCACGATGAGCAGATCGAACTCCTCCGAGGCGAGCCGGTCGATTCCCCTTCTCATCGGCCGGATCCTTGCGCCCCGCCTCCGCCCGCCTCCGACGGATGCCGCCGGTCCCCGACCTGTTTCGCGGGGACGCCGTAGGCGATCGCGTAGGCGGGGATCTCCTTGTTCACCAGCGCGCATGCCCCCACGATCGCGTGGGCGCCTATCTTCACGCCGTCGAGGATCGTGGCGCGCGACCCGATCCAGACGTCGTCGCCGATGGAGACCCCCCCCTTGGAGATCATCCCCTGCGCGACGATGGGGACGTCCGCCCGGGCGAAGGCGTGCTGGCCCCCGGCGATGATGCAGGACGCCGGGGCGAGGAGGAGATGCTCCCCCGCCACGAGACTGCTGGTGGAGGCGAGGATGCTGTGCGAACCGATGCCGGCGCCGGCGCCGATCTCGATCGTCCCCTCCTTGGTGCGGAGGATGGAGAAGCGGGAGACGATGGTGCGGTCCCCGAGCGTGATGCCGCCGCAGTTCTCCCCGCGCGCGTCGAGCGTGCAGTAGTCGTCGATGGCGACGTGGTTTCCCAGCGAGATCCGCCCCGGGTGGCGGAGCGTAACGCCCGTGCCGATGATGACGCCGCGGCCCATCCTCTTGAACAGGGGACGGTAGAAGATCCGGCGAAGCAGGATCCCGAGCGCGCCGGGGATGTTCGAGAAGAGCAGGAGCAGGAGCTCGTAGCGGAGGAGGCCGAGGATCCCCCCCTCCCCGAAGACGAGTCTGCGGTACTTAGCGAGCGCCCCCTCTCGCGGGTCGCTGAGGGCCTCGCCCAGAAAGCTGCGTCCGGAGAGCGGCGTTTCCTTGGGCATCTCCATCCTCCTGGCCACACTATACCACAACGTCGCGGCGGCGGGCGAGGGGATCCTCCCCGGCGACCGACCGGGTGTCTCCCCGATTCTCCGGTCCGTCGGTTTCGTGTGCACCCGGCGGTTCAAGATTCCAAGGAGTTGCGTGGCGTCCGTTTGGGAGCCGGCAGATGGCGTGCAGGCGGTTTTGACGGCCCTGCCTTCATCCATGACTCCGTGGGGGCGTGCGCTGCCAACGGACGGCACACGGGCATCTCCCGGGCGCCCGAGCGGCGGCTGAAACACCCTGCGGGGGCGGAACCGTGTCTCCCTCGGCATGGCGCGCATAGGGCAGGCCGTTGATCGGATTCCGGAGGGTGGCGTTGCGGATGGATCCGGGCCGAGGGGGAAGATCCTTCCCGCGGTTCTCGTCGGCGCGTATCTCATCCGATCGCGGGGGGGAGGACACGGTATCGGGTGACGGTATCCCCCGCACGGGCGACGCCCCCCCCTCGTGCGGTGCGGCACGGATGGCCTGCGTTGAATCGAACGCCCACGACTCCGGGAGCTGTCGGTCGGGGGGGGCGTGCGTACGGGGCGGAACAGCAGTCCGTTGCGCGGGGCGAGGGGGCCTGCCATTCGGGCAGAGCGGCTCATCTCCGATATCCCTTCCTTCACTGCCACCCCCTCCTCGGAGGGGCATTCTAGGGGAGACTTCCAATGAGTCCATAGGGGGACAGTATCATCGAGGTATAACAAGGTCCCGAAAGATCGTTGACATCGCCTGATGGACGTGGCACTATCCCGTTCCTGCGCTTGGGCTGAATGTGTTGCCCGGCGGCCCGCCTCCTCGGGAGAGGGGCGGCGCGAGGAGTGCAACGGAGATGAAGATCGATACGCACCTGGATGCGTCCCTGCTCGACAAGGGCAGGGAGGAGCGCGAGAAAAAGGAGCGGGCGCGCGAGGAGCTGCGCCGGCTCTACGACGAGACGATCAAGCCGATCCATGCCGGCAAGATCGTGGAGGGGACGATCCTCGAGGTCGGCAAGGACTCCGTCCTCGTGGACATCGGCTACAAGTCCGAGGGCGCCATCGCCATCGAGGAGTTCAGGGACCGGGACGCCCTCAAGGTCGGCGACAAGGTGCAGGTGCTCCTCGAGTCGAAGGAGGACCAGGACGGCGTCGTGGTCCTCTCGAAGGTCAAGGCCGACAAGCTGAGCCACTGGGAGGAGACGGTCGCCCTCTGCAAGGAGGGGAAGCTCGTCAAGGGGCGCGTCATCCGGAAGGTCAAGGGCGGCCTGATGGTCGACATCGGCCTCGAGGCGTTCCTCCCGGCGTCGCATATCGGCCTCCGCCACGTGAAGAACATGGAGAGCTTCATCGGGAAGGACCTCGAGTTCAAGGTCATCAAGATCAACCCGGAGCGCCGGAACGTCGTCCTCTCGCGCCGCGTCCTCCTCGAGGAGGAGCGGAAACGGCAGCGCGAGCTTGTATTCGCGACGGTGAAGGTCGGCGACATCATCGAGGGCGTCGTCAAGAACATCACCGACTTCGGCGCCTTCATCGACCTGAAAGGCATCGACGGGCTCCTGCACATCACCGACATGAGCTGGGGGCGCGTCAGCCACCCGTCCGAGGTCCTCGCGGTCGGCACCTCGGTCAAGGTCAAGGTCCTCGACTTCGACAAGCAGCGCGAGCGGATCTCGCTCGGCCTCAAGCAGCTCCTCCCGAACCCGTGGGACACGATCGGCGACCGGTACCCGATCGGCTCGAAGGTGAAGGGGCGCGTGACCAACATCGTGGCCTACGGCGCCTTCGTCGAGCTGGAGAAAGGGATCGAGGGGCTCGTCCACATCTCCGAGATGTCGTGGACCCGCAAGATCAGCCACCCGTCGGAGATCCTCGGCATCGGGGACACGGTGGAGGCGATGGTCCTGAACACCGACCGGGACGCGCAGAAGATCTCGCTCGGGCTGCGCCAGACCGAGCTGAACCCGTGGACAGTCGTGGAGGACAAGTACCCGGTGGGCACGGTGATCAAGGGCAAGATCCGCAATATCGTCCCGTACGGCGCCTTCATCGAGCTCGAGGAGGGGCTCGAGGGACTCATCCACATCTCGGACATCTCCTGGACGCGGAAACTGAACCACCCCTCGGAGATGCTCAAGCGCGGAGAGATCGTCGAGGCCAAGATCCTCTCCGTCGACCAGGAGAACAAGAAGATCTCCCTCGGCATCAAGCAGCTCAAGGGCAATCCCTGGGACGGCATCGAGCGCCGTTTCAACGTCGGGGACGCCGTGACCGGGACCATCAGCAACATCACCGGTTTCGGCCTCTTCGTGGAGCTCGGCGACGGCATCGAGGGGCTCGTCCACATCTCGCAGATCGACAAGCGGCAGGACGAGGACATCAAGACGACGCACAAGGTCGGCGACCAGGTCACCGCGCGCATCCTGCGCATCGACCCGGTCGAGCGGAAGATAGGCCTCAGCATCAAGGAGTACCTCGAGATGCCCGACCGCGGCCGCGGGGGCGGGAAGGAAGGCGCGCCGCGTCCCGAACCGACCGTGCACAACCCGGTGCTCTCGGAGGATATCTCCTTCACCGCCCTGGGCGGCGAGGAGAGCGACCGGGGCGACTCCTGACGCCGCGGCGCGTGTGCACCAGGCAGCGACGGACGGCCGCGGCGACGCGGCCGTCCCTGTTTCGGGGGTGAAGGCGATGCCCACGTCGGATTCCGTGCGGGCGCAGATTGCGCGCATCCGAAGGGGTTCGGTGACGCTCGAGACGGAAGCCGAGCTCGCCGGGCGCCTGAAGGAGGGGAGGCCGCTCCGGATCAAGTTCGGCGCGGACCCGAGCGCCCCCGATATCCATCTCGGCCACGCGGTCGTGCTCTCCAAGCTGCGCCTCTTCCAGGATCTCGGCCACCGGGTCATCTTCATCATCGGCGACTTCACGGCGTGTATCGGCGATCCGAGCGGGCGGTCGAAGACGCGCCCGCAGCTTTCCCGCGAGGAGGTCGCCCGAAACGCGGAAACCTACACCGCCCAGGTCTTCAAGATCCTCGACCCCGACAGCACGGAGGTGGTCTTCAACAGCCGGTGGCTGGACCGTCTCACCTTCGCTGACGTGGTGCGGCTCTCGTCAAAGACGACGGTCGCCCAGATGCTCCAGCGCGAGGACTACGCCACGCGCCACGCCTCCGGCGTGCCGATCTCGCTGCACGAGTTTTTGTACCCGCTCGCGCAGGGGTACGATTCGGTCGAGGTGAAGGCCGATCTGGAGATCGGCGGCACCGACCAGACATTCAACCTGCTCCTCGGCCGGGAGCTCCAGCGCGCCTACGGCGTCCCGCCGCAGGTCGTTCTCACGATGCCGCTGCTCGAGGGTCTCGACGGCGTCGAGAAGATGAGCAAGTCGCTCGGCAACTGCATCGGGATCACGGAGCCGCCGTTCGAGATCTACGGGAAGCTGATGAGCATCCCCGATTCGCTGATGCCGCGGTATTTCGACCTGCTGACCGGCCTCGATTTCGCGGCGCTGCAGCGGGAGACGCCGCATCCGCGCGATCTCAAGATGCGCCTCGCGCGCGAGATCGTCGGCAGGTTTCACGGCGTCGAGGCCGCCGCGCGGGCCCAGGAGAACTTTACGGTCGCCTTCGGCTCCAGGGGCGTCCCGGCGGACGACGCCTGGGTGAAGGTGGTGGCGCTTCCCCCCGGGGAGTACCCGCTCCCGCATCTGCTTCGCGAGGCCGCCCTTGCCGCAACCGGTTCCGAGGCAAGGCGTAAGATTCGAGAGGGGGCGGTGCGCCTGGACGGGGTCAGGGTGGTCGACGAGAACGCGCGGATCGCGGTGCGGCCCGGCGACGCGGCGCGCATCCTGCAGCTCGGGAGGCGCAGGTTCGCCCGGCTGGTGCCCGCCGAGGGGCGGAAAACGGGCTGAAAAGATTCCGCGTTTATTTGCGTTTTTCCTGTTGACAGCGTGTGTGCGCCGCGGTAGAATGTGCGCAGCTAAAGTGGGTATGCGTCCGCGAGCAGCAATGCGAGGGACAAATGCCGGATAGCTCCTGAAGAGATTTTAGGGAGTTCTTTGAGTCAACGACGAGGACATCGTTCGGTGTCCTTTTTTTTCGTCCCGCACGGCGGGACGGATGGCTCTTTGAAAACTGGATAGTGCGATGCGCCAGAAGTCGAGCCAACGTCAAGTAGATCCCGGCACGGACGGAGCGATCCGGACGGACCGGGATGTCACGAGCTCTCTACGGAGAGTTTGATCCTGGCTCAGAACGAACGCTGGCGGCGTGGATTAGGCATGCAAGTCGAACGATCCCGCAAGGGATAGTGGCGAAAGGGTGCGTAACACGTGGGCAATCTGCCCCCGAAACGGGAATAACTTCGGGAAACCGAAGCTAATACCTGATGACACCGAGCTGCCGCATGGTGGCACGGTGAAAGGCGTCCGCAAGGGTGCCGATCGGGGATGAGCCCGCGGCCTATCAGCTAGTTGGTGAGGTAACGGCCCACCAAGGCGATGACGGGTAGCCGGCCTGAGAGGGTGGTCGGCCACATTGGGACTGAGACACTGCCCAGACTCCTACGGGAGGCTGCAGTCGAGGATCTTCCGCAATGGGGGAAACCCTGACGGAGCGACGCCGCGTGGAGGATGAAGGCCTTCGGGTCGTAAACTCCTGTCAGTCTGGAAGAAAATCTGCAGCAATGTGGATTGACCGTACAGGCAGAGGAAGCTCCGGCTAACTCCGTGCCAGCAGCCGCGGTAATACGGAGGGAGCGAGCGTTGTTCGGAATCATTGGGCGTAAAGGGCATGTAGGCGGCTCTGTAAGTCGGGTGTGAAATCCCATCTCTCAAGGGTGGAACGGCATTCGAAACTGCAGGGCTTGAGTTCGGGGGAAGAGAGCGGAATTCTCGGTGTAGCGGTGATATGCGTAGATATCGAGAAGAACACCAGCGGCGTAAGCGGCTCTCTATCCTGAAACTGACGCTGAGGTGCGAAAGCCAGGGGAGCGAACGGGATTAGATACCCCGGTAGTCCTGGCCATAAACGATGTGCACTTGGTGTTGGGCCGCGAGGCTCAGTGCCGAAGCTAACGCATTAAGTGCACCGCCTGGGGAGTACGACCGCAAGGTTGAAACTCAAAGGAATTGACGGGGGCCCGCACAAGCGGTGGAGCATGTGGCTTAATTCGACGCAACGCGAAGAACCTTACCGGGGTTTGACATGCAGCTGCTCATCCTGCGAAAGCAGGACTCCTTCGAGGGTGCTGCACAGGTGCTGCATGGCTGTCGTCAGCTCGTGCCGTGAGGTGTTGGGTTAAGTCCCGCAACGAGCGCAACCCTTGTCCTTAGTTGCTAACACGAAAGGTGAGCACTCTAAGGAGACTGCCCCAGTCAATGGGGAGGAAGGTGGGGATGACGTCAAGTCATCATGGCCCTTATATCCCGGGCTGCACACGTGCTACAATGGCCGGTACAATGGGTAGCGACACCGCGAGGTGGAGCCAATCTCAAAAACCGGTCTCAGTTCGGATTGAAGTCTGCAACTCGACTTCATGAAGCTGGAATCGCTAGTAATGGCGGATCAGCTACGCCGCCGTGAATACGTTCCCGGGCCTTGTACACACCGCCCGTCACATCACGAAAGCTGGCTGTACCCGAAGTCGCTGTACCGACCCCGCAAGGGGAGGAAGGTGCCGAAGGTATGGTCAGTGATTGGGATGAAGTCGTAACAAGGTAGCCGTATCGGAAGGTGCGGCTGGATCACCTCCTTTCTAAGGACGACAAGACGGTGGTAAGACTTTTGAACGCATCGCACTATTCGGTTTTCAACGAGTCTGCTCTTTGAATGCGCGGATCTGAACTACAGTTGATGGTTTCTGCTGGATCGTTTCCAGGGTCGGGGAACGGATCACTAGAATCGAGAAACTGGAAACTGTGGTCCGGGCCTGTAGCTCAGATGGCTAGAGCGCACCCCTGATAAGGGTGAGGTCGGTAGTTCGATTCTACCCAGGCCCACCAGGTCAAGCTCTAAGCCGTAAGCGAAAAGCCGTACGCTCAGCTGTGCGCGTATAGCTTACGGCTTACAGCTTACAGCTCAAAGGGGCTGTAGCTCAGATGGGAGAGCGCCAGCTTTGCAAGCTGGATGTCAGGGGTTCGATTCCCCTCAGCTCCACCAACCTGTATGCCGCGCGCGCAGTTCCGTTCTGAATGCGATCCGGCGCCTCGCGCCGGATACAGATAGATCGGTTCTTTGACAACTGGATAGAGAACTTCAATTTGCCGAGAAGAACTTTTGGTTAAGCTACTAAGAGCTTACGGTGGATGCCTTGGCAGCAATAGGCGACGAAGGACGCGGCAAGCTGCGATAAGCCTCGGGGAGCCGCAAGCAGGCTTTGATCCGGGGATTTCCGAATGGGGAAACCCTCCCGGAGTAATGTCCGGGAATCCCGCCTTGGCGGGAAGCGACACTGGGAGAAGTGAAACATCTCAGTAACCCATGGAAGAGAAACCGAAATGGTATTCCCTGAGTAGTGGCGAACGAAACGGGAACAGCCTAAACCTCCTGTGGAGTATAGCCTGCACGCGTTTTCACGGGGGGGGTTGAGGGAGTTGGTCGCCCTGTGGTGCAGACCAGAGGGCCTGTTACAAACCGAACCTGTAGCCGAATCCCCTGGAAAGGGGAATCATAGAAGGTGATAATCCTGTAGGCGAAACGGGCGAGGCAGGCTGGACCAGCCACCCAAGTAACACGGGACACGTGAAATTCCGTGTGAATCCGGGCCGACCACGGCCTAAGGCTAAATACTCATTGCTGACCGATAGTGAACCAGTACCGTGAGGGAAAGGTGAAAAGTACCCCGGTGAGGGGAGTGAAATAGTACCTGAAACCGTGAGCTTACAAGCAGTCGGAGCACTATAGTCCGGCGCGCAAGCGACGGACGATGTGTGACGGCGTGCCTTTTGCTTAATGAGCCGGCGAGTTGCTATGCGCGGCAAGACTAACCCGTAAGGGGCAGTCGCAGCGAAAGCGAGTCCGAATAGGGCGGCCAAAGTCGCGCGGAGCAGACCCGAAGCCGGGTGATCTACCCATGGCCAGGGCGAAACTTCGGTAACACGAAGGGGAGGCCCGAACCTTTGCACGTTGAAAAGTGTCTGGATGAGCTGTGGGTCGGAGTGAAAAGCTAATCGAACTCGGTGATAGCTGGTTCTCCCCGAAATAGCTTGAGGGCTAGCCTCGCAAAATGGACAGCGGAGGTAGAGCACTGAATGGTCTAGGGGTCTTACCGGACTACCAAACCCAATCAAACTCCGAATTCCGCTGCACCTTATTGCGGGAGTCAGACAGCGGGGGATAAGCTTCGTTGTCGAGAGGGAAACAGCCCAGATCGTCAGCTAAGGCCCCAAAATGCGGGTTAAGTGCGTAAGGATGTGGAATTGCTAAGACAGCTAGTATGTTGGCTTAGAGGCAGCCATCATTTAAAGAGTGCGTAACAGCTCACTAGTCGAGTAATTCCGCGCCGATAATGCTCGGG contains:
- a CDS encoding acyltransferase, whose protein sequence is MPKETPLSGRSFLGEALSDPREGALAKYRRLVFGEGGILGLLRYELLLLLFSNIPGALGILLRRIFYRPLFKRMGRGVIIGTGVTLRHPGRISLGNHVAIDDYCTLDARGENCGGITLGDRTIVSRFSILRTKEGTIEIGAGAGIGSHSILASTSSLVAGEHLLLAPASCIIAGGQHAFARADVPIVAQGMISKGGVSIGDDVWIGSRATILDGVKIGAHAIVGACALVNKEIPAYAIAYGVPAKQVGDRRHPSEAGGGGAQGSGR
- the rpsA gene encoding 30S ribosomal protein S1, with protein sequence MKIDTHLDASLLDKGREEREKKERAREELRRLYDETIKPIHAGKIVEGTILEVGKDSVLVDIGYKSEGAIAIEEFRDRDALKVGDKVQVLLESKEDQDGVVVLSKVKADKLSHWEETVALCKEGKLVKGRVIRKVKGGLMVDIGLEAFLPASHIGLRHVKNMESFIGKDLEFKVIKINPERRNVVLSRRVLLEEERKRQRELVFATVKVGDIIEGVVKNITDFGAFIDLKGIDGLLHITDMSWGRVSHPSEVLAVGTSVKVKVLDFDKQRERISLGLKQLLPNPWDTIGDRYPIGSKVKGRVTNIVAYGAFVELEKGIEGLVHISEMSWTRKISHPSEILGIGDTVEAMVLNTDRDAQKISLGLRQTELNPWTVVEDKYPVGTVIKGKIRNIVPYGAFIELEEGLEGLIHISDISWTRKLNHPSEMLKRGEIVEAKILSVDQENKKISLGIKQLKGNPWDGIERRFNVGDAVTGTISNITGFGLFVELGDGIEGLVHISQIDKRQDEDIKTTHKVGDQVTARILRIDPVERKIGLSIKEYLEMPDRGRGGGKEGAPRPEPTVHNPVLSEDISFTALGGEESDRGDS
- a CDS encoding tyrosine--tRNA ligase; this encodes MPTSDSVRAQIARIRRGSVTLETEAELAGRLKEGRPLRIKFGADPSAPDIHLGHAVVLSKLRLFQDLGHRVIFIIGDFTACIGDPSGRSKTRPQLSREEVARNAETYTAQVFKILDPDSTEVVFNSRWLDRLTFADVVRLSSKTTVAQMLQREDYATRHASGVPISLHEFLYPLAQGYDSVEVKADLEIGGTDQTFNLLLGRELQRAYGVPPQVVLTMPLLEGLDGVEKMSKSLGNCIGITEPPFEIYGKLMSIPDSLMPRYFDLLTGLDFAALQRETPHPRDLKMRLAREIVGRFHGVEAAARAQENFTVAFGSRGVPADDAWVKVVALPPGEYPLPHLLREAALAATGSEARRKIREGAVRLDGVRVVDENARIAVRPGDAARILQLGRRRFARLVPAEGRKTG